In the Deltaproteobacteria bacterium genome, TCGAGGTGCGCGCAAACAAGGCGTCGGTAAGTGTGCCGGTTTATCCCACTAAGAACGTTCATCCCAATGTTGTGGCGCTACCCATCGGACAAGGTCATGAAGCCTATGGTCGTTACGCGATGGGCGTTGGAGAGAATGTCTTAAGCCTTATGGGGGGCAAACCGGAGGATGCTACTTTCGGGTTTGTAGCAACTGGAGCAGAGATATTTAGGACGTCCTGGAAAGAAGAGCTGTTACTTACCCAAGGTCACGATTATCAAATGGGCCGGGGGATCGTTCAGTCCGTTAAGTTGAGTGCTTTAAAGAAAGTTTCTCATGCGCATGGTGGAGGTGATAAGCACGGAGGAGAGGGGCACGAAAATGGCCATGATACTCCGCAGATGTATAGACAGATGGAGCACCCCATGTACCGCTGGGGGATGGCTGTGGATTTGGCTTCCTGCACTGGATGCTCTGCCTGTGTGGTAGCTTGTTATGCAGAGAACAATATACCGGTAGTTGGCAGAGAGCTTTGCTTAGAGGGTCGAGAACAGTCTTGGATTCGCATTGAGCGATATTTAGATGGCAGCGATTCGAGGCCCGTAGGCTTTTTGCCGATGATGTGTCAGCATTGCAACAACGCGCCTTGCGAACCAGTTTGCCCGGTTTATGCAACATATCACAACGAAGAAGGCTTAAATGTAATGGTATATAACCGTTGTGTGGGGACGCGTTATTGCTCCAACAACTGCAGCTATAAGGTGCGGCGCTTTAATTGGTTTAAATACAATTGGCCTGAGCCTCTTACCTGGCAATTAAATCCAGATGTCACGGTGCGCGAGGTAGGGGTGATGGAGAAGTGCACATTTTGCATCCAGAGAATTAAAGAAGCGCAGAATAACGCGAAGAATGCTGGGCAGCCTGTAGGCGATGGCGATGTTATGCCAGCCTGTGCGTCGAGCTGTCCCACAAAGGCAATTACTTTTGGCAATTTGTTGGACGAAAAGAGCAATGTTTTTCATGCGTCTCAGGATGGGCGCGCGTATAAAGTTTTAGAGCATCATTTAAATACCCAACCTGCTATTAGCTACTTAGCTAGGATTGAAAATGATACTTAAAGCGAACGTAACTGCAAACGGTAGAATGAGTTCAACGAGGATAGTTATTTAATGTCTGCTTCTGCTGCAAATTTGACTTATAAGCGAATTAACTCGGATTTGTTGGCTACGCTTAAGGCACCGGGGGCTTCATGGTACGGGCTTTTAGCGCTGGCTTTTTCAGTTTTGTTACTCGGTGCCTATACTTGGGGATCGATGCTCATTGAGGGTTTAGGTGTTTCGGGCATTTCGCATCCTATCATGTGGGGAGTATTTATTACGGATTTCGTTTTTTGGGTAGGTATAGCGCATTCCGGAACCCTGATTTCGGCAGTGCTATTTTTGTTTCGCGCTAAGTGGCGTATGCCCATTTACCGCATTGCTGAGGCAATGACGGTATTTGCAGTATTTACTGCTGGGTTATTTCCCATCATTCATCTTGGGCGTCCTTGGAATTTTTACTGGCTTTTCCCCTATCCCAATCAGCGATATTTATGGGTCAACTTTCGTTCACCATTGTTGTGGGACGTGTTTGCGGTTAGCACATATTTAACGGTTAGTTTCTTGTTCTTTTGCATTGGACTTATTCCCGACATAGCCGCGGCGCGCGACAAAGCGAAAGGATTTAGTAAGTTTGCCTATACTGTCCTTGCTCTTGGTTGGAAGGGTAGCGATCGGCAATGGCGTCACTATACGGCGGCTTATGGTTTCTTTGCCGCCTTGGCCACTCCGCTGGTACTGTCTGTCCATTCAGTTGTGTCATGGGATTTTGCCGTTGGCAATGTTCCTGGATGGCACACGACGATTTTTCCTCCTTACTTCGTTTCAGGGGCCATATTTTCAGGCCTGGCGATGGTTATGACAATCACAATACCTCTTCGAAAGGCGTTTAATTTGGAAGCTTATTTGACGACTTGGCATTATGAAAAGATGGCTCAACTGATAATGTTTACGTCGGGAATTGTCGGTTATGCGTATGCGACGGAGTTTTTTATAGCGTGGTATAGCAATAATATTTTTGAAAGATATCAGTTCTGGTTTAGAGCTTTTGGCGATTACAACTTCGTCTTCTGGGGTATGGTTTTCTGCAACTGCATAGCGCCACTTAGCTTGTGGGTTAAGAGGCTTAGAACCAATCTTAAGTGGCTTTTTTGTATCTCCATAGTTATTAATATTGGCATGTGGCTTGAGCGGTTTAATATCGTATTTATGTCGCTAGCTCGCGAATTTTTGCCAGCTGCTTGGGGCGATTATAATTTTTCTTGGTACGATGTGGGGATAACACTGGGATCTTTTGGGTGGTTTTTTACGTGGATATTGTTGTTCATTAAAACCTTGCCCTGTATGGCGCTTACGGAGATTAAGGAGATTGCTGAGGCGCCAATGCGAGCTCATCATTAGTTTTGAAACTATTGGGTTAATTTTTCAACATGGCTGATAATTTGGTAATAGGTCACTTCGAGTTTGTCGATGACGTCAAGTCGGCAATAATTAAGTTGCGCGAATTAGGTCTTGGCGATTGTGAATTGTTTTCTCCGGTTCCTAACCACGATCTAGAAGATGAACTCTACAAGTTTAAGCCGAGAAGCCCAGTTAGGCGGATGACGCTTTTGGGTGGCGTAAGTGGTTTGCTAGGCGGCTTTTTGATGACGATATGGATGTCTATGGACTGGCCACTGAGAACTAGTGCGAAGCCTATTATTTCGATTCCGGCTTTTTTTATAGTTAGTTTTGAGTGCATGATTTTGCTCGGTGCAATTTTTACTCTTTTGGGAATGCTCGTATTCTCAGGGATACCAAAGATATTCTCGACTCCGGGGTATAGGCCCAGCTTTAGCGAGAGCACTTTTGGACTGACGGTGCGGGTAGCAAAGGAGCATGCCGAGGATATTAGGAAATATTTTAAAGATTGTGGAGCGAGCGAGGTGGAGGTGCAGTATGTTAGGTAGAAAACATTGCGTTAGGTATCTTTTGTGTTTCGTCGGAATTCTTTTTTGCATTGCAGCATTGGCCTCCTTAGCTATGGCGTTTCCTTGGGATACAGACATGAACAAGCTTCAGTCATACAAGGCGAACGAATTAACTCGTTCGCCTGTAAAGGGATCTGTGCCAATTGGGTATAAGCCATTTACTATGACCTCCGACGAAGCCGCTACGCAGTTAAAGAACCCGACTGAGTTTTCTGCAAATTCTGTTTGGCGCGGTAGGCGGCTGTGGAGTGCTAATTGCGCCGTTTGTCATGGAAGTCAAGGCGATGGGAACACGTCTGTGGGCAAAGTCATAAATGTGGTGTCGCTCTTAACAGATTTTTATAAGGGCAGGGAAGATGGGCGTGCTTTTGCGGTAATTACCAATGGGCAAGCTGGGATGCCGCGCTATGGATTTAAGTTTTCCGAGGAGGAACGATGGGATCTGGTAAATTACCTTAGATTTCTTCAAGGTAGGGAGTTAAGTGGAATACCTAGGACTTTAGAGGATAAGAAGGAGTAGGGGGTTATATGTCGCACTCGCTGTCTAGCGTCACCATAGAGGATGTTCCTGGCATATTAGAGGCGGGGCCGCTAGAAGTCTCGAAGAAGCTAAAGCTATTTTTGTGGCTTCTCGTAGCAATGGGAATTGCAGTTTTTGTTTTGGGCATTAATGGGGAGAACTCTAGGCTTGCGTGGATTTCATTTCATCTCAATTTAGTTTTTTGGATATTTCTGTCTGCCGCCGGAGCTGGTTTTTCTGCGGTGTTTAGCATTTGCAATGCCCAGTGGGCGAGGCCTGTTGAGCGCCTGTTTCAGTCATGTGTTGTGTTTTTGCCAATCGGCATCTTGCTATTGCTAGTATTGTATTTTGGTCACGAGCAGCTTTTCGTATGGGCTACAGAGCCAGTTCATGGCAAGGAACTATGGCTAGAGTCTAAGTTCTTATTCATACGCGATATCATAGGCGCTTCTATATTGCTGTTTCTATTGTGCCGAGTCATTTACTATTCGTTGCGAGCGGATTTTCTAGCGATTAGGGGTGGAATTGTAAAACTCGATGACTCTCGTGCTAAACGATGGTTGGACAAGCGCTTTGATAATTACGCTAAGTTTTCTGCGGGTGCGTTGGACGTTCGCGACGAGATTGCGAGGGCGATGCACAAGCGCGGCCGATATTCCCCTGTTGTAGTTATATGTTATGCAGTAATTATGTCTATGCTGGCATTCGATCTCATGATGTCGGTCGACCCTCACTGGTATTCTACTTTGTACGGCGCCTTTTTGTTTATGACAGGCGTTTATTTGGCGTTTGCTTGGATTTCTGTAGTAATTGCTCTCGCGCGAGAATGGCATCCGCTTTATAGAAAGAAAATCGATAGGCGCTGTTTGCATGATGTTGGCAAACTGCTGTTTGGTTTTGGAATATTTTGGGCCTATCTTTTTTGGAGCCATTATTTGCCAATCTGGTATGGAAATATGCCAGAGGAGACGGCTTGGGTAATCGTTAGACTTAGAGAGCAGCCGTGGCACGGTTTGGCGTGGATGGTTTTTGGATCTGCTTTTATCGTGCCTTTCTTGTTGGGATTAAGCCGAGATGTAAAGCAAATGCCTAGCTTGCTCATGGCTACGGGTTTGATAGTTATTGTTGGCCTGTGGCTTCAGCAATACGTTCTCTTTGTCCCTACATTATTTCCTACGGACATTCCTATAGGCCTGAGAGATATAGCTATTTCGCTGGCATTTGGCGCTGCTTTTCTGCTTTCGCAGCTAGCGTTTTTGCGGCGGGTGCCTTTGGTTGCCTTCGGCGATTTTTATATAAGAAAAGCCGATTAGGCTAGCTCTGCGTTTTGCAAACATATTATTTTTTGTCTTGCGCTGCGGTCGCTGCTCGTCATAAATTCTATACCGTTCCTAAAGAGTAAGTTAAATATTTTACTTTTTAGGAACGGTGTTTGTTGTTTGCTGGCAAGCACTTACGTGCTTGCTGGTTATTCCATTTACAAAAATGCTTTTTGTAAATGGAATAACTGCGTGTAATGTGTTCTGTTCGCTTCAGTTATAATTTTTAGAGGTGACTGTTATGGCTTCATATGTAGGGGGAGAGTCTGGCAATAGGAGCCGCAGCTCCAGCAGTAGGCAGTCGGAGAGAACTCAAAGGAGAGAAATTCGCCTTACATTGGGGCAAGTTTCTATTTTTTGGGCTGTTATCGCTGGTTCCATGGTAGCGGTGTTTCTTTTTGGCCTTTTTGCGGGGCGCGAAAGGGGAATTCAACTGGCACTTGAAGGTGACGCTTCGGTTGGCATGCGTTTCCCTGTGCACTCTAACGATGCGGATAGGAGTGGTGCGTCAGTCGTTGCGCAAGGAAAGGGTAGCCAAGCCGATAGCGGCATACTCCTTGCTAGCTTAGAGAATGCTGCTGAAGGCACTTCGTCGGCTACTGATGATGCTGGGGGCATCGCCAATGCACCCAGTGATCGGCTAAACGTCACTGGAGTTTCTCCGGTAAGTGAGGCTGTGCAGAAATTAGAGGCAGATGTCGGGTTTGGCCAAAAGCTTGCTTCTGATGTCGTGAAGGCAGGCACTGACGCCACTTTGCAAGCTACTTCGGATGGCAAAGCTATCGACAATCGCCTTTTAAACAGAGAAGCGCTAAATCCGCCTCAAAAGAGGCCGATTACCACTCAGTTAAATGCTGAGGCAAAGAAAATTGAGCTAGCTGCTGAAAAGAGCAAGGAAACTTTTTCAAGCATATCCATAAAGGACGCGCCGCGAGCAAGGTTAGGGGACATAAAGTCAAGCTCTCCGCTAACATCTGTGCCACCGAAGAATGTGGAAAAGTCTAACTTGGTGGTCAAGAAGGAGGTTAGAAAAGAACCTACTTCTAGGGCGGTTCAAAGCACTAAAGCTCTGTCAAATAAGCCGCTTGCGTCGGGGTGGTATGTCCAAGTTGCGGCAAAGACTAGTGACGCTGAGGCTATGGGACTTAGTAAGCGAGTTGGGAACTTAGGTTTAAGTACCACGGTCGAGCAAGCTACAGTTAAGGGGACGAGGTATTATAGAGTATTGGTGGGGCCTTTTAAAAGTCGCGAAGGCGCGCAGTCTGCAGAGAGGAAGATTAAGTCATCGCGAGTTGTTGACAACATGCCATTTTTAAAGAGAGTGTCGTGATTATACCATTTGCAAAAAGGATTTTTGTAAATGGTATAAACAGCAAGTGCGTAACCACTTGCCAATAAACAACAAATACCGTTTCCAAAAAGTAAAATATTTAACTTACTTTTTGGAAACGGTATATCAGTGCACTCGCGTAGGCGACGCTTAATTTAGGGACGAGCTTTACTCTGCGCGGAATTAGAGATGACGTATAAATCGGGGAGATTGGAAAACCGGTTTCGGTCTTCCATTCCATATCCAACGAACCACTCCTGCCCAGCATGAGGCATAGCTACCCAGTTAGGTACGAAAGTATTGTTGGCTGCCTTTCTGTGGATTAAGACAGCCGTTTTTACGCTACTTGCGCCAAGGGCGAGTAAATCGCTTTGAATCTTGTGCAAGGTTGCTCCGGTATCGCATATATCATCAACAACTAGAACATCGCGCTCGGTAGCATCTATATCCTCTATGTATGTGCGAATAGTATTTGCCTGTTGCACGTTGCTTTCAGAGCAATATG is a window encoding:
- the nrfD gene encoding polysulfide reductase NrfD; the encoded protein is MSASAANLTYKRINSDLLATLKAPGASWYGLLALAFSVLLLGAYTWGSMLIEGLGVSGISHPIMWGVFITDFVFWVGIAHSGTLISAVLFLFRAKWRMPIYRIAEAMTVFAVFTAGLFPIIHLGRPWNFYWLFPYPNQRYLWVNFRSPLLWDVFAVSTYLTVSFLFFCIGLIPDIAAARDKAKGFSKFAYTVLALGWKGSDRQWRHYTAAYGFFAALATPLVLSVHSVVSWDFAVGNVPGWHTTIFPPYFVSGAIFSGLAMVMTITIPLRKAFNLEAYLTTWHYEKMAQLIMFTSGIVGYAYATEFFIAWYSNNIFERYQFWFRAFGDYNFVFWGMVFCNCIAPLSLWVKRLRTNLKWLFCISIVINIGMWLERFNIVFMSLAREFLPAAWGDYNFSWYDVGITLGSFGWFFTWILLFIKTLPCMALTEIKEIAEAPMRAHH
- a CDS encoding DUF3341 domain-containing protein, translated to MADNLVIGHFEFVDDVKSAIIKLRELGLGDCELFSPVPNHDLEDELYKFKPRSPVRRMTLLGGVSGLLGGFLMTIWMSMDWPLRTSAKPIISIPAFFIVSFECMILLGAIFTLLGMLVFSGIPKIFSTPGYRPSFSESTFGLTVRVAKEHAEDIRKYFKDCGASEVEVQYVR
- a CDS encoding cytochrome c, which codes for MLGRKHCVRYLLCFVGILFCIAALASLAMAFPWDTDMNKLQSYKANELTRSPVKGSVPIGYKPFTMTSDEAATQLKNPTEFSANSVWRGRRLWSANCAVCHGSQGDGNTSVGKVINVVSLLTDFYKGREDGRAFAVITNGQAGMPRYGFKFSEEERWDLVNYLRFLQGRELSGIPRTLEDKKE
- a CDS encoding SPOR domain-containing protein; its protein translation is MASYVGGESGNRSRSSSSRQSERTQRREIRLTLGQVSIFWAVIAGSMVAVFLFGLFAGRERGIQLALEGDASVGMRFPVHSNDADRSGASVVAQGKGSQADSGILLASLENAAEGTSSATDDAGGIANAPSDRLNVTGVSPVSEAVQKLEADVGFGQKLASDVVKAGTDATLQATSDGKAIDNRLLNREALNPPQKRPITTQLNAEAKKIELAAEKSKETFSSISIKDAPRARLGDIKSSSPLTSVPPKNVEKSNLVVKKEVRKEPTSRAVQSTKALSNKPLASGWYVQVAAKTSDAEAMGLSKRVGNLGLSTTVEQATVKGTRYYRVLVGPFKSREGAQSAERKIKSSRVVDNMPFLKRVS
- a CDS encoding phosphoribosyltransferase; its protein translation is MAFDVPQNYSLIYSRQQISTRIVRLGAEITTWAKDVENNSTRQALAVCILRGGAFFFADLLRAVETSVEIAFCRAWSYCSESNVQQANTIRTYIEDIDATERDVLVVDDICDTGATLHKIQSDLLALGASSVKTAVLIHRKAANNTFVPNWVAMPHAGQEWFVGYGMEDRNRFSNLPDLYVISNSAQSKARP